From Candidatus Binataceae bacterium, the proteins below share one genomic window:
- a CDS encoding DUF983 domain-containing protein, which produces MNDLQVVFAMAAALVVLAMLAGLGVLLAIAMARDDGEGARTEAAGAQAAPRVAGAALLRRAAGRRCPRCGRGRVFRSYVKMNPQCTECGAVFWVDEGEWLGPFVLDYASATGVAIIAWAAIELLAPQIGLIPEVMLLCAVVIASLLLSFPWTRSLWTVFLYVAGAMGERPARAEATGTHPPRAGA; this is translated from the coding sequence ATGAATGATCTCCAGGTCGTATTTGCAATGGCGGCCGCGCTGGTTGTGCTCGCGATGCTTGCCGGGCTCGGCGTGTTGCTGGCGATCGCGATGGCGCGTGATGACGGCGAGGGCGCGCGCACAGAGGCTGCAGGGGCGCAGGCGGCGCCGCGCGTCGCTGGCGCCGCGCTCTTGCGGCGCGCGGCGGGGCGACGATGCCCGCGATGCGGCCGTGGGCGCGTCTTCCGTTCCTACGTCAAGATGAACCCGCAGTGCACGGAGTGCGGCGCGGTGTTCTGGGTTGACGAGGGCGAGTGGCTGGGCCCGTTCGTGCTCGACTACGCCAGCGCGACCGGTGTCGCGATTATCGCATGGGCCGCGATCGAGCTGCTCGCGCCGCAGATCGGTTTGATTCCCGAAGTGATGTTGCTCTGCGCGGTCGTTATCGCGAGCCTGCTCTTAAGCTTCCCGTGGACGCGCAGCCTGTGGACGGTGTTTCTCTACGTCGCGGGCGCGATGGGCGAGCGGCCGGCCCGCGCGGAGGCGACCGGCACCCATCCGCCGCGCGCCGGCGCCTGA
- a CDS encoding GlsB/YeaQ/YmgE family stress response membrane protein, with the protein MHSIIGALVIGLIAGWLTGKLMRGEGYGMLADILLGLVGAVIGNRIFDAFGIVAYGGIGYLAMALVGAIVLVGAVHLIRRPVPQR; encoded by the coding sequence ATGCACTCCATCATCGGCGCGCTCGTCATCGGGCTTATCGCGGGATGGCTGACCGGCAAGCTGATGCGCGGCGAGGGCTACGGAATGCTCGCCGACATCCTGCTCGGTCTCGTCGGCGCGGTCATCGGCAACCGCATCTTCGATGCCTTCGGCATCGTCGCCTACGGTGGTATCGGGTACCTGGCGATGGCGCTGGTGGGGGCGATCGTGCTGGTCGGCGCCGTGCATCTGATTCGCCGCCCAGTGCCCCAACGCTAA
- a CDS encoding polysaccharide deacetylase family protein: MKVTLSFDNGPEPEVTDRVLDVLGAHRLRATFFVIGKKLADPARRALAERAHAEGHWIGNHSFTHSRPLGERLDRDGAADEIGRAQVMLGALSHPDRLFRPFGGAGRLHRGLLNRRAVDYLCAGGFTCVLWNCVPHDWEDASGWAARALDECRAQAWSLVVLHDLPTGAMLYLERFIEALEAAGAEMVQDFPPACVPIRRGQIVLPIDSYVAAD, from the coding sequence GTGAAAGTCACGCTTAGCTTCGACAACGGCCCCGAGCCCGAGGTCACCGACCGTGTCCTCGACGTGCTCGGCGCCCACCGCTTGCGCGCGACCTTCTTCGTAATCGGCAAAAAACTCGCCGATCCCGCCCGTCGCGCGCTCGCCGAACGCGCCCACGCCGAGGGCCATTGGATCGGCAACCACAGCTTCACCCATTCCAGGCCGCTGGGCGAGCGCCTCGACCGCGACGGCGCCGCCGACGAGATCGGCCGCGCGCAGGTGATGCTCGGCGCGCTCTCCCATCCCGACCGCCTCTTCCGCCCCTTCGGCGGCGCCGGCCGGCTCCATCGCGGACTGCTCAACCGCCGTGCCGTGGATTATCTTTGCGCCGGCGGCTTCACCTGCGTGCTGTGGAACTGCGTGCCGCACGATTGGGAGGACGCCTCTGGATGGGCCGCGCGGGCGCTCGACGAGTGTCGCGCGCAGGCCTGGAGCCTGGTCGTGCTCCACGATCTGCCCACCGGCGCGATGCTCTACCTGGAGCGTTTCATCGAAGCGCTGGAGGCGGCGGGCGCCGAGATGGTGCAGGACTTTCCGCCCGCCTGCGTCCCGATCCGGCGCGGTCAGATCGTCCTGCCGATCGATTCGTACGTCGCCGCGGATTGA
- a CDS encoding desulfoferrodoxin: MANQLGKVYICGKCGSQVIVTKGGGGTLKCCGAPMEQKK, translated from the coding sequence ATGGCTAACCAGCTTGGCAAGGTTTACATCTGCGGCAAGTGCGGATCACAGGTAATCGTCACCAAGGGCGGCGGCGGCACGCTCAAATGCTGCGGCGCCCCGATGGAACAGAAGAAGTAG
- a CDS encoding enoyl-CoA hydratase-related protein → MTGATASRPKPRARGLGPAPREGRIEVARAGGCVSATLDRPGARNRLSAAMARRLVELAEEVEDDDGALMLAIRGTRADFCAGFDDDVDPAVVESLAVLTKPTLAIIGGAAADEGMELALAMDLRVASAGARFTMGQLARGRLPRFGGTQRLPRLVGVAHAMRMLLTGATVDGREAMRLGLVTYLAPSAGALERTADEVVRALSSRGPVAARMAKEAVRRGADLTLDQGIRLEEDLYALLQTTADRAEGVRAFLEKRKPLFRGA, encoded by the coding sequence GTGACCGGGGCGACCGCCAGCAGGCCTAAGCCGCGCGCGCGCGGCCTAGGCCCCGCGCCGCGCGAGGGCCGCATCGAGGTGGCGCGCGCGGGCGGATGCGTCAGCGCGACGCTCGATCGTCCGGGCGCGCGCAACCGGCTGAGCGCCGCGATGGCGCGCCGGCTCGTCGAACTCGCCGAGGAGGTGGAGGACGACGACGGCGCGCTGATGCTCGCGATTCGCGGCACCCGCGCCGACTTCTGCGCGGGCTTCGACGACGATGTCGATCCAGCGGTGGTAGAATCGCTCGCGGTGCTCACCAAGCCGACGCTCGCGATCATCGGCGGCGCTGCCGCCGACGAAGGGATGGAACTCGCGTTAGCGATGGACCTGCGGGTGGCGTCGGCGGGCGCGCGCTTCACGATGGGCCAGCTCGCCCGCGGCCGGCTGCCCCGCTTCGGCGGCACTCAGCGCCTGCCGCGGCTTGTCGGCGTGGCGCATGCGATGCGGATGCTACTGACCGGAGCGACGGTCGATGGCCGCGAGGCGATGCGTCTGGGGCTGGTGACCTACCTCGCGCCGTCGGCGGGCGCGCTTGAGCGGACTGCGGATGAGGTCGTGCGCGCGCTCTCAAGCCGCGGCCCAGTCGCCGCGCGCATGGCCAAGGAAGCCGTGCGCCGGGGGGCAGACCTGACGCTCGATCAGGGCATAAGGCTTGAAGAGGATCTGTATGCCCTGCTACAAACCACAGCCGACCGCGCCGAGGGCGTGCGCGCTTTTCTCGAAAAGCGCAAGCCGCTGTTTCGCGGCGCCTGA
- a CDS encoding long-chain-fatty-acid--CoA ligase: protein MNTVNFVSIPASLLPDQEAVVFGDRRLTYAQLNEQIGRMSSVFKGLELKHHDVIAALDTNSDRYIAGYYGASKAGLTWLPLNYRAKDAELEYMINTAGAKVLLVGDRYLDLVTRIAPKLKNVKLVALGEGRSRMTRLDDLLGKADPDGDEAEIEDEDISVLMYTSGTTSLPKGVMLRYRDFTAYVTANVEMADGSDRGTALVCVPFYHIAGTTAMMTNLWTGRRMIVMPQFEPKTWLQLVERERVTHAFVVPTMMSQLLNEPSFARTDFSSLTNLAYGGAPMPIQVIRRAIEAFPKNVGFVNAYGQTETTSSLTVLGPDDHRIEGDAKTIELKLKRLNSIGRPLPDVEVRVRDDDGRILPAGQVGEIIIRTPRIMKGYAGRTDDSALPEGWRATGDLGWIDEDGYIFFAGRKDDMIIRGGENIAPAEVETVLMSHPAVEEAAVIGVPSVEWGQTIKAFVVRRPMQNVSAADLSEFCRTRLASFKRPEEIEFIDALPKNPLGKILRKELRDRGDRQQA from the coding sequence GTGAATACGGTAAATTTCGTCAGCATCCCCGCCTCGCTTCTGCCCGACCAGGAGGCCGTGGTCTTCGGCGACCGCAGGTTGACTTACGCCCAGCTCAACGAGCAGATCGGTCGGATGAGCTCGGTGTTCAAAGGCCTCGAGCTCAAACATCACGACGTGATCGCCGCCCTCGACACCAACTCCGACCGCTATATCGCCGGCTACTATGGCGCGTCCAAGGCGGGCCTCACATGGCTCCCGCTCAACTACCGCGCCAAGGACGCCGAGCTGGAGTACATGATCAACACCGCGGGCGCCAAGGTGCTGCTGGTCGGCGACCGCTACCTCGACCTCGTCACGCGCATCGCGCCCAAGCTCAAGAACGTCAAGCTCGTGGCCTTGGGCGAGGGCAGGTCCCGCATGACGCGGCTCGACGACCTGCTTGGCAAGGCCGATCCCGACGGCGACGAGGCCGAAATCGAGGACGAGGATATTTCGGTCCTGATGTACACTTCGGGCACAACCTCGCTGCCCAAGGGCGTGATGCTCAGATACCGCGACTTCACCGCCTACGTGACCGCCAATGTCGAGATGGCCGACGGCAGCGACCGCGGAACCGCTCTGGTGTGCGTGCCCTTTTACCATATCGCCGGTACCACCGCGATGATGACCAATCTGTGGACCGGGCGGCGGATGATCGTGATGCCGCAGTTCGAGCCCAAGACCTGGCTGCAACTGGTCGAACGCGAGCGCGTCACCCATGCTTTCGTCGTGCCCACGATGATGAGCCAGTTGCTTAACGAGCCCTCGTTCGCCAGGACCGACTTCTCCAGTCTCACCAATCTCGCCTACGGCGGCGCACCGATGCCGATCCAGGTTATCCGCCGCGCGATCGAGGCCTTCCCCAAAAATGTCGGCTTCGTCAACGCCTACGGCCAGACCGAGACGACCTCCTCGCTCACCGTGCTCGGCCCTGACGACCATCGGATCGAGGGCGATGCGAAGACCATTGAGCTCAAGCTCAAGCGGCTCAATTCGATCGGCCGCCCGCTACCCGACGTCGAGGTCCGCGTGCGCGACGACGACGGCAGGATCCTGCCCGCCGGCCAGGTCGGCGAGATCATCATCCGCACCCCGCGCATCATGAAGGGCTACGCCGGCCGCACCGACGACTCCGCGCTGCCCGAAGGATGGCGCGCGACCGGCGACCTCGGCTGGATCGACGAGGACGGCTACATCTTCTTCGCCGGCCGCAAGGACGACATGATCATCCGCGGGGGCGAGAATATCGCGCCGGCCGAGGTCGAAACCGTCCTGATGAGCCATCCGGCGGTCGAAGAAGCGGCGGTAATCGGCGTGCCGTCGGTCGAGTGGGGACAGACTATCAAGGCCTTCGTCGTGCGCCGCCCGATGCAAAACGTCAGCGCCGCCGACCTCAGCGAGTTCTGCCGCACGCGCCTTGCCAGCTTCAAGCGCCCCGAGGAGATCGAATTCATCGACGCCCTGCCCAAGAACCCGCTCGGCAAGATCCTGCGCAAGGAGCTGCGTGACCGGGGCGACCGCCAGCAGGCCTAA
- a CDS encoding enoyl-CoA hydratase/isomerase family protein translates to MSETRILAPSPGFSTIRFDKRGVVAWITLNRPRQLNAYNMAMRDDLFTALSAIHDDPEIRAMVLTGAGPAFSTGGDVSEFGSAPSPTVARWVRFRRDVWGRMRGLPCPTIAAVHGYAVGGGMEMVLLCDYAIAADDARFCLPETGLGMIPGVAGTQTAPRRLRLGWALDLCLTGRWIDAKEALLIGLVAEVVPRATLMRRAGALARRFSRIPRERAAMAKLALWEGLELPLSEALAMERRLARRLDKLSAMENSPGGRQRGAALEVT, encoded by the coding sequence ATGAGTGAAACCCGCATCCTGGCGCCCTCACCTGGCTTCAGCACTATCCGCTTCGATAAGCGGGGCGTGGTCGCCTGGATAACGCTCAACCGCCCGCGCCAGCTCAACGCCTACAACATGGCGATGCGTGACGACCTGTTCACCGCGCTCAGCGCCATCCACGATGACCCCGAAATCCGCGCGATGGTGCTGACCGGCGCGGGGCCGGCGTTTTCGACCGGCGGCGACGTAAGCGAGTTCGGCTCGGCGCCCTCGCCCACAGTCGCGCGATGGGTGCGCTTCCGGCGCGACGTATGGGGCCGGATGCGGGGGCTGCCCTGCCCCACGATCGCGGCGGTCCACGGCTACGCGGTCGGCGGCGGGATGGAGATGGTGCTGCTGTGCGACTACGCGATCGCGGCCGACGATGCGCGTTTCTGCCTGCCGGAGACCGGCCTCGGGATGATCCCGGGCGTGGCGGGCACGCAGACTGCACCACGCCGGCTGCGTCTGGGATGGGCGCTCGACCTGTGTTTGACCGGGCGTTGGATTGACGCCAAGGAAGCTTTATTAATAGGTTTGGTCGCCGAAGTCGTACCCCGGGCGACGCTGATGCGGCGGGCCGGCGCGCTGGCGCGCCGCTTCAGCCGCATCCCGCGCGAGCGCGCCGCGATGGCCAAGCTGGCGCTCTGGGAGGGTCTGGAGCTGCCGCTCAGCGAGGCGCTGGCGATGGAGCGCCGGCTCGCCCGCAGGCTCGACAAATTATCGGCGATGGAGAATTCGCCCGGCGGGCGCCAGCGCGGCGCCGCCTTGGAGGTAACGTAG
- a CDS encoding amidohydrolase family protein, which yields MAQDKADLVLHEGAILGHPASDSLAVVGGKIHSHGPFGELKSLVGPRTHLIRLGGRTLAPGLIDSHLHFLEGASAAAGLGLWRCRTLGELFAELRVAAGRTPPGNWLRAFGCDEALLAERRGPTRAELDQAVPKNPLRLRHQTLHASWLNSRAIAALGLEGPDFKPPEGAVVMRDASGRLTGLVVGMESWLTRRLPRVTAAETEARARLFSRELAAAGVTAFTDATVRNGPEEVALMARLVGAHAVVQRVAMMLGAPNLGAIEDARRAAAPAGISIPAVKFIESAGVDYRAIARWVARARQSGLDSAFHCTEVEELEVALQALETAARGMPPAGDGTPLFRIEHGGVITPDQLDRLRALGAWVVTNPGFSYYRGAKYVTEPGLIPYLYRLRSLIEAGLEVAGATDAPVTPARPLAAIAAAATRISIEGYEIGLSERVAIEQGLTLFTSRAARLARLEAGEIAPGRLADLIVLPRNPTGLKPAELINLPVDITIVAGRVVFERGRPEVAASPGADLFS from the coding sequence ATGGCCCAGGACAAGGCCGATCTCGTTCTCCACGAGGGCGCGATCCTGGGCCATCCCGCCAGCGACTCGCTCGCGGTCGTCGGCGGCAAAATCCACAGCCACGGACCGTTCGGCGAACTTAAGTCGCTGGTAGGCCCGCGCACCCATCTAATACGCCTGGGCGGACGCACACTCGCGCCCGGCCTTATCGATTCCCACCTACATTTTCTCGAGGGCGCCTCGGCCGCCGCTGGCCTTGGCCTGTGGCGCTGCCGCACGCTCGGCGAACTGTTCGCCGAGCTGCGCGTGGCCGCGGGCAGGACGCCGCCGGGCAACTGGCTGCGGGCGTTCGGATGCGACGAGGCGCTGCTCGCCGAGCGCCGTGGCCCGACCCGCGCCGAGCTCGACCAGGCGGTGCCGAAAAATCCGCTCCGCCTGCGCCATCAGACGCTCCACGCCTCGTGGCTCAACTCGCGCGCGATCGCCGCGCTGGGCCTCGAGGGCCCCGACTTCAAACCGCCAGAGGGCGCCGTCGTGATGCGCGACGCGAGCGGACGGCTGACGGGCCTGGTGGTCGGGATGGAGAGCTGGCTGACGCGCCGGCTGCCACGCGTTACCGCGGCCGAGACGGAGGCGCGCGCGCGCCTGTTCAGCCGCGAGCTGGCCGCGGCCGGCGTCACCGCCTTTACCGACGCGACCGTGCGCAACGGCCCCGAGGAGGTCGCCCTGATGGCGCGGCTGGTCGGCGCGCACGCGGTCGTTCAACGCGTGGCGATGATGCTGGGCGCGCCGAACCTGGGCGCAATCGAAGATGCGCGCCGCGCCGCAGCGCCGGCCGGGATTTCGATCCCCGCGGTCAAGTTCATCGAAAGCGCTGGCGTCGATTATCGCGCGATCGCGCGATGGGTCGCGCGAGCGCGCCAGAGCGGCCTTGACTCGGCGTTCCATTGCACCGAGGTCGAGGAGCTCGAAGTCGCGCTCCAGGCGCTGGAGACCGCGGCGCGCGGGATGCCGCCGGCGGGCGACGGCACGCCGCTGTTCCGGATCGAGCACGGCGGCGTGATCACGCCCGACCAGCTCGACCGGCTCCGTGCGCTCGGTGCATGGGTGGTCACCAATCCCGGCTTCTCCTACTATCGCGGCGCCAAGTACGTCACCGAGCCGGGACTCATACCCTATCTCTATCGCTTGCGCAGCCTCATCGAGGCCGGACTCGAAGTCGCCGGCGCAACCGACGCACCAGTGACGCCCGCCCGCCCATTGGCGGCGATCGCTGCCGCGGCGACGCGGATTTCGATCGAAGGCTACGAGATTGGGTTGAGCGAGCGCGTCGCCATCGAGCAGGGCCTCACGCTCTTCACCTCGCGCGCGGCGCGCCTGGCGCGGCTGGAGGCGGGCGAGATCGCGCCCGGCCGCCTCGCCGACCTGATCGTGTTGCCGCGCAATCCGACCGGGCTCAAGCCGGCCGAGCTGATTAATCTGCCGGTCGATATCACGATCGTTGCCGGCCGCGTGGTCTTTGAGCGCGGCCGCCCAGAGGTCGCCGCCAGCCCCGGCGCCGACTTGTTTTCCTAG
- a CDS encoding desulfoferrodoxin, producing MANQLGKRYQCDKCGTEVLCNKPGNGALECCGGEMKIKEVKPLPSSD from the coding sequence ATGGCTAACCAGTTGGGTAAGCGTTACCAGTGCGACAAGTGCGGCACCGAAGTGCTGTGCAACAAGCCGGGCAACGGCGCGCTCGAATGCTGTGGCGGCGAGATGAAGATCAAGGAAGTCAAGCCGCTTCCGTCTTCCGATTAG
- a CDS encoding glycine cleavage T C-terminal barrel domain-containing protein, with product MSNTQINPGSTEITGLSGPLAAEIEAGYRALRYGAGVRVCTERIVIRMTGDDRVSFLHGMCSNDIKGLAAGGVVAALFLTERAHPIADAVVWAEPDALLIETERALWPAAHEQLERFLVADDVEMEELADRSVIQIDGPRATEIMAAAFGEQAAGAGAGRYVEAGDARIATVMRRGAPAFSMIVENAQASPIAARLVDAGGGREVCEVPVDATEIVRVESGTARIGVDTDARTLALEARMEPAISFTKGCYVGQETVERATARGALKRRLMGLRIDGARMPQSGAQVILAGKEVGRLTSPLRSPRLGAIGLAILHHSAWTPGAAVAVRDGGGGEAAARISDLPFAPD from the coding sequence GTGAGTAATACCCAGATTAATCCCGGATCCACTGAGATCACCGGCTTGAGCGGCCCACTCGCTGCCGAGATCGAGGCCGGCTACCGCGCCCTGCGTTACGGCGCCGGGGTGCGAGTGTGCACAGAACGTATCGTGATTCGCATGACCGGCGACGACCGCGTCTCGTTCCTGCACGGAATGTGCAGCAACGACATCAAGGGACTGGCCGCCGGTGGCGTTGTCGCGGCCCTGTTCCTGACCGAGCGCGCCCATCCGATTGCCGACGCCGTGGTATGGGCAGAGCCGGACGCCTTGCTGATCGAAACCGAGCGCGCGCTATGGCCGGCGGCGCACGAACAGCTTGAACGCTTCCTCGTCGCCGACGACGTCGAGATGGAGGAGCTCGCCGACCGCTCGGTAATCCAAATCGACGGTCCGCGCGCGACGGAGATCATGGCCGCCGCTTTCGGCGAACAGGCGGCCGGCGCGGGCGCAGGTCGTTACGTCGAGGCCGGAGACGCGCGTATCGCAACCGTCATGCGACGGGGCGCACCGGCTTTCTCGATGATCGTCGAAAACGCGCAGGCGTCGCCGATCGCCGCGCGCCTGGTCGACGCGGGCGGCGGGCGCGAAGTGTGCGAGGTTCCTGTCGATGCGACCGAAATCGTGCGGGTCGAAAGCGGCACCGCGCGTATCGGCGTCGACACCGACGCGCGCACGCTGGCGCTGGAGGCGCGGATGGAACCCGCGATCTCGTTCACCAAGGGATGCTATGTTGGCCAAGAGACGGTCGAGCGAGCAACCGCCCGCGGCGCGCTCAAGCGGCGGCTGATGGGCCTGCGGATCGACGGCGCGCGCATGCCGCAATCCGGCGCGCAGGTGATACTCGCCGGCAAAGAGGTCGGCCGCCTGACCAGCCCGCTGCGTTCGCCGCGGCTCGGCGCGATTGGCCTTGCGATCCTGCATCACAGCGCATGGACGCCGGGGGCTGCGGTCGCGGTGCGTGACGGCGGCGGCGGCGAGGCGGCGGCGCGGATAAGCGATTTGCCGTTCGCCCCCGATTGA
- the efp gene encoding elongation factor P, translating to MLIQATQLRPGMILEYNKDLWRVMTITHITPGNWRGMVQTKLRNVKTGTQTENRFRSEDRVERVILSQVEMEFLYQDGDDFHFMNTETYDQITIPKELIEDVVPFLTPNLKVEVEFHESTPLNVRLPKTVNLKVVSTEPGMKSAAVTNTLKPATLETGLVVQVPHFVQEGETITINTETREYMARAK from the coding sequence ATGCTGATTCAGGCTACCCAGCTACGCCCCGGGATGATCCTGGAGTACAACAAGGATCTCTGGCGCGTGATGACCATTACGCATATCACGCCTGGCAACTGGCGCGGCATGGTCCAGACCAAGCTGCGCAACGTCAAGACCGGCACCCAGACCGAAAACCGCTTCCGCTCTGAAGATCGCGTCGAGCGCGTCATCCTAAGCCAGGTCGAGATGGAGTTTCTCTACCAGGACGGCGACGACTTCCATTTCATGAACACCGAGACCTACGACCAGATCACCATCCCCAAGGAGCTGATCGAGGACGTGGTCCCGTTCCTGACGCCCAACCTCAAGGTCGAGGTCGAGTTCCACGAGAGCACGCCGCTCAACGTCCGCCTGCCCAAGACGGTCAATCTCAAGGTCGTCAGCACCGAGCCTGGGATGAAGTCGGCGGCGGTCACCAACACGCTCAAGCCGGCCACGCTGGAGACCGGGCTGGTGGTGCAGGTGCCGCACTTTGTCCAGGAGGGCGAGACGATCACGATCAACACCGAGACGCGCGAATACATGGCGCGCGCAAAGTAG